A genomic stretch from Leptotrichia sp. HSP-536 includes:
- the tnpA gene encoding IS200/IS605 family transposase produces MSYNSNYHSVFDINYHMIFCIKYRREVINDEISNRLKEIFEKICPKYNIVLKEWEHDADHIHMLINAMPNTELSKFVNTYRSASSRLIKKEFPEIRGRLWKEYFWSRSYLAVSVGGAPSEIIKKYIQNQKEV; encoded by the coding sequence ATGTCATATAATAGTAATTATCATTCAGTATTTGATATAAATTATCATATGATTTTTTGTATAAAATATCGAAGAGAAGTCATTAATGATGAAATTTCTAATAGATTGAAAGAGATTTTTGAAAAAATATGTCCGAAGTATAACATTGTTCTTAAAGAATGGGAACATGATGCTGATCATATTCATATGTTGATTAATGCTATGCCTAATACTGAACTTTCTAAGTTTGTAAATACTTACAGAAGTGCTTCCAGCAGGTTGATAAAAAAAGAATTTCCTGAAATAAGGGGAAGATTGTGGAAAGAATATTTTTGGAGTAGAAGTTACTTAGCTGTAAGTGTTGGAGGTGCACCGTCAGAGATAATTAAAAAATATATTCAGAATCAAAAGGAGGTGTAA